A part of Paenibacillus sp. IHBB 10380 genomic DNA contains:
- a CDS encoding response regulator transcription factor, with product MDTANRNQVLIVEDDDNIRRFVSINLINNGFVVNEAAFGEEALQSFSTNRPDVVVLDIMLPDANGFEICRKLRERDPAVIIVFLTARGQDLDKIKGLEIGADDYIVKPFNPLELVARIKAILRRTEISLKPQRLVLQSGPIRMDLNSNKVFKHDDLIELTPKEFQMIRTFLEHPDRALSRNELLNLVWGEDYIGDPKTVDVHVRKLREKIEDDGSKPHWIETVWGLGYRFRKDG from the coding sequence GTGGATACTGCTAATCGTAATCAAGTACTTATTGTTGAAGATGACGATAATATTAGACGTTTTGTGTCGATTAATTTAATAAATAACGGATTTGTGGTGAATGAGGCCGCATTTGGAGAAGAAGCGTTACAGAGCTTCTCAACGAATCGACCCGACGTTGTTGTTCTGGACATTATGCTGCCAGATGCCAATGGATTTGAAATCTGTCGGAAGCTAAGAGAGAGGGACCCTGCGGTCATTATCGTCTTCTTAACTGCACGCGGACAAGATCTGGACAAAATCAAAGGACTTGAAATCGGTGCTGACGATTATATTGTCAAACCATTTAATCCGTTAGAGCTTGTAGCACGAATTAAAGCCATATTGCGCCGTACAGAAATTTCCCTAAAACCACAAAGACTCGTACTTCAATCCGGTCCAATTCGGATGGATCTGAATTCGAATAAGGTGTTCAAACATGACGACCTTATTGAATTAACACCGAAGGAATTCCAAATGATTAGAACCTTCCTAGAACATCCCGATAGAGCACTATCCCGAAATGAATTATTGAACCTCGTATGGGGAGAGGATTATATAGGAGATCCTAAAACGGTAGATGTCCATGTGCGAAAGTTAAGAGAGAAGATTGAAGATGATGGCTCCAAGCCACATTGGATCGAGACGGTATGGGGACTCGGATACCGCTTCAGGAAGGACGGTTGA
- a CDS encoding oxalate decarboxylase family bicupin, translated as MSNHPSKKIQIPQPIRSDGTGGIDKGPRDVLRDLENPDMLVPPITDNGLIPNMRFSFSDTHMQLNHGGWSREVTVRELPIATTLAAVNMSLTPGGVRELHWHQQAEWSYMLLGRARITAVDQNGRNFIADVGPGDLWYFPPGLPHSIQGLEEGCEFLLVFDDGNFSDLNTLSISDWFAHTPKEVLSANFGVPESDFSSIPTEQVYIYQDSVPGTINSQAIASPYGTIPLSFKYELLSQPPIKTPGGTVRIVDSSNFPISKTIAAALVEIEPGEMREMHWHPNNDEWQYYLTGQGRMTVFAGNGNARTFDYRAGDVGYVPFAYGHYIQNTGTTTLWFLEMFKSDRFADVSLNQWMALTPTELIQSNLNVGPNLLPKLRKVKWPVVKYPGYTFHRNNEGSER; from the coding sequence ATGAGTAATCATCCCTCAAAAAAGATTCAGATACCACAACCCATCAGGAGTGATGGTACTGGAGGAATTGACAAAGGCCCCCGTGATGTTCTAAGAGATTTGGAAAATCCAGATATGCTAGTTCCACCTATTACGGATAATGGACTCATTCCGAATATGAGATTCTCTTTCTCAGATACCCATATGCAGCTTAATCACGGTGGTTGGTCAAGAGAAGTGACGGTTAGAGAGTTACCCATTGCCACGACCCTCGCCGCAGTCAATATGAGTCTTACTCCGGGTGGAGTGCGTGAGCTCCATTGGCATCAGCAAGCCGAATGGTCATATATGTTACTGGGGAGAGCCCGTATTACTGCCGTTGACCAGAACGGACGGAATTTCATTGCTGATGTGGGGCCTGGTGATCTCTGGTACTTTCCACCAGGCCTTCCTCACTCCATACAAGGTCTTGAGGAAGGCTGTGAGTTTCTCCTAGTTTTTGACGATGGAAACTTCTCCGATCTGAACACATTGTCTATCTCGGACTGGTTCGCACATACGCCTAAGGAAGTATTATCAGCAAATTTTGGTGTTCCAGAATCGGACTTTAGTTCAATCCCTACGGAACAAGTATATATTTATCAAGATTCCGTTCCAGGTACGATCAATAGTCAAGCTATCGCCTCTCCCTATGGCACAATACCCTTATCCTTTAAATATGAGTTGCTCTCTCAACCTCCAATCAAAACTCCAGGTGGTACTGTACGAATCGTAGACTCCTCTAACTTTCCTATATCCAAAACCATCGCCGCTGCCCTAGTAGAAATTGAACCAGGTGAAATGAGAGAAATGCATTGGCACCCGAATAATGATGAGTGGCAATACTATCTCACCGGGCAAGGTCGAATGACCGTCTTTGCTGGCAATGGTAACGCCCGTACGTTTGATTATAGAGCTGGGGATGTTGGCTACGTCCCTTTTGCATATGGTCACTATATTCAAAATACAGGCACAACGACGTTATGGTTTCTAGAAATGTTTAAAAGTGACCGATTCGCCGATGTATCGCTCAATCAATGGATGGCCCTCACTCCTACCGAACTTATTCAAAGCAATTTGAATGTCGGACCTAATCTATTACCTAAATTACGTAAAGTAAAATGGCCAGTTGTCAAGTATCCTGGATATACTTTTCATCGTAACAATGAAGGAAGTGAACGGTAA
- a CDS encoding alpha/beta hydrolase produces the protein MPLHPQIHDFLERINGVADHVSSDQMTIEHLRHYFTLTWVTEHVEPVKQVQNIEIPGPESEIPMRVYTPEGEGPFPALVYYHGGGFVLGGLNSHDSICRLLANAASCVVVSVDYRLAPEHKFPAAVDDAFAALNWVAHHAAELNVNPLQIAIGGDSAGGNLSAVMAIKATAQGNPSIMFQLLIYPAVTTNMKFEFPSMSENADGYLLTRESILWFYRQYLSNEEDASHPYSSPLLYQDLSNLPPAMIITAEYDPLRDEGKAYAERLQAAGVSVNYKCYEGMIHQFFNLAHEVDAAKMAIQDAACALKDAFTAKGND, from the coding sequence ATGCCGTTGCATCCACAAATTCACGATTTTCTCGAACGAATCAATGGGGTCGCCGACCATGTGTCTTCAGACCAAATGACAATAGAGCATCTCCGTCATTATTTCACATTAACATGGGTGACGGAACACGTTGAACCGGTTAAGCAAGTACAAAATATTGAAATACCTGGACCTGAAAGTGAAATCCCTATGCGCGTCTATACCCCTGAAGGGGAGGGGCCATTTCCGGCTTTAGTCTATTATCACGGCGGCGGTTTTGTATTGGGTGGCCTGAATTCGCACGATTCGATATGCCGTTTATTGGCGAATGCAGCTTCGTGTGTGGTCGTTTCCGTCGATTATCGGCTGGCCCCGGAGCACAAATTTCCTGCGGCAGTGGATGATGCATTCGCAGCATTAAATTGGGTCGCTCATCATGCCGCTGAACTTAACGTAAATCCGTTACAAATAGCCATTGGAGGCGACAGCGCTGGAGGGAATCTTTCAGCCGTCATGGCGATCAAAGCCACAGCACAAGGGAATCCATCGATCATGTTTCAACTACTAATCTATCCTGCCGTTACGACCAACATGAAATTCGAGTTCCCTTCGATGTCCGAAAATGCCGATGGATATTTGTTAACTAGAGAATCTATTCTATGGTTCTATAGACAATACTTAAGCAATGAAGAGGATGCTTCACATCCGTATTCTTCTCCTTTATTATATCAAGACTTGAGCAACCTCCCCCCAGCTATGATCATTACGGCTGAATACGATCCGTTAAGAGATGAAGGCAAGGCTTACGCCGAACGTTTGCAAGCAGCAGGTGTGTCTGTGAACTATAAATGCTATGAGGGCATGATTCATCAATTTTTTAATCTGGCACATGAAGTGGATGCGGCAAAAATGGCAATTCAGGATGCCGCTTGTGCACTAAAAGACGCTTTTACAGCGAAAGGAAATGATTAA